The Populus alba chromosome 4, ASM523922v2, whole genome shotgun sequence genome contains a region encoding:
- the LOC118055134 gene encoding uncharacterized protein, with protein MVYKRFLGLALGLLFVMNAIWGSCAYDYHDGEMKKKEIVGFGENTVSVDKELLSGFSTASTRKMGLGGRKMAVQEESRRETEKEQGLHGKASEDNSGKKNNALDKSRIGSQDQINNQQKDMSNLERETLSARLGTPRTDQTVHLPKSNSMDSKALPTKTSLESPSMADIDQEPQGSATADPKSEMQRLLDATREMVNLMNKDYSTRPIRKPPINNNEPIH; from the exons ATGGTGTACAAAAGGTTTTTAGGATTAGCACTTGGGCTGCTCTTTGTTATGAATGCTATATGGGGCTCTTGTGCCTATGATTATCATG atggggaaatgaagaaaaaggagattGTTGGGTTTGGAGAAAATACAGTGTCTGTTGATAAG GAACTTCTCAGTGGTTTCAGCACTGCTAGCACCAGGAAGATGGGCCTTGGAGGAAGGAAAATGGCAGTTCAGGAAGAGTCAAGGAGAGAAACTGAGAAAGAACAAGGACTTCATGGAAAAGCTTCAGAAGATAATTCAG GGAAGAAGAATAATGCTTTAGACAAGTCTCGTATAGGATCACAAGATCAAATTAATAATCAG CAGAAGGATATGAGCAATTTGGAGAGAGAGACGCTGTCTGCCAGATTGGGAACTCCAAGGACTGACCAGACAGTCCATCTCCCAAAGTCCAACTCCATGGATTCCAAAGCGTTGCCAACGAAAACCAGCTTGGAAAGTCCTTCAATGGCCGACATTGACCAGGAACCTCAAGGTAGTGCTACAGCTGATCCAAAAAGTGAAATGCAAAGGCTTCTTGATGCAACTAGAGAAATGGTCAACCTCATGAACAAAGATTACAGCACAAGACCTATCCGCAAGCCACCGATCAATAATAACGAGCCCATTCATTGA